In Pleuronectes platessa chromosome 5, fPlePla1.1, whole genome shotgun sequence, a single genomic region encodes these proteins:
- the mlf1 gene encoding myeloid leukemia factor 1 translates to MFNSNFRDFDDDPFFSDPFRAHREHMRHMMRSFSEPFGGSLMPSLTDGRSRGHDMAEHAGSSLALRDDHRDMMRNPFSVFDNVRTNMRNRMQDTQLNSENMSKGSNTHSFSSSSVMTYSKVGNEPPKVFQATSSTRRAPGGIKETRQAVKDSESGLEKMSIGHHIQDRGHVVEKKYNKKTGEKELNQDFQNLDESEAQSFDDEWQEELTKFKPSVPVSRLEEARPRVVHPAALTGPEDAHRDQSKGKAEGRRNMKGSGSTKQ, encoded by the exons ATGTTCAACAGTAACTTCCGGGACTTTGACGATGACCCGTTCTTCTC GGATCCGTTCCGGGCTCACCGGGAACACATGAGGCACATGATGCGGAGCTTCTCTGAGCCGTTCGGCGGGTCCTTAATGCCCAGCCTGACTGATGGGAGGAGTCGGGGTCACGACATGGCGGAGCATGCTGGCTCGTCCCTGGCACTGAGGGATGATCACAGG GACATGATGAGGAACCCTTTTAGCGTGTTCGACAACGTGAGGACCAACATGAGGAACAGGATGCAGGACACTCAGCTAAACTCT GAGAACATGTCCAAAGGTTCAAACACTCACTCGTTCAGCTCCTCGTCAGTCATGACATACTCCAAGGTTGGAAATGAGCCGCCCAAAGTCTTTCAGGCAACCTCGTCGACACGCCGTGCCCCTGGAGGG ATCAAGGAGACCCGGCAAGCGGTTAAAGACTCTGAGAGCGGTCTGGAGAAGATGTCCATCGGCCACCACATCCAAGACAGGGGCCATGTTGTtgaaaagaaatacaacaaGAAAACAGGAGAGAAGGAACTCAACCAGGACTTTCAGAACTTGGATGAAT CTGAAGCACAGTCTTTTGACGATGAGTGGCAGGAGGAGTTGACCAAGTTCAAGCCGTCTGTCCCCGTGTCTCGTCTGGAAGAAGCTCGGCCCCGTGTGGTTCACCCGGCCGCCCTCACAGGTCCCGAGGACGCCCACAG AGACCAGTCAAAGGGCAAAGCTGAGGGTAGACGCAACATGAAAGGCTCGGGCTCGACAAAGCAGTGA